In Methanosarcina barkeri MS, a single window of DNA contains:
- a CDS encoding AAA family ATPase: MKINAIQIDGFGKFSSLSMEDLPSGLVIFTGANEAGKSTLFTFIRRMFFGIPNTRLCNLYPPLEGGKHGGRLSVIDSAGDRWVIERSAGRKEDVKVLLPDGNMGGKAELIKLLGHADRNVFENIYAFGLEELQSFETLNDQSINSKLYSAGTGVGVSISGLMKSISGIENNLYRPRGSKPLINELFRKIRKTEVKIAELEGAQKKYDSLHFELEQKTMEIDQLKEKSLNIRKKLNHIQNLLSIWEDWEVLYESKTSLESLPELESFPEKGDEKLTRLQERIEEIREVISRLQQDMGKKAIKEKSLSSDESLLKQKDSVLELESGIEKYRSEEKLLPSLEMNLRQENAGLSELLLELGPSWDEKALERFDRSIPAKESVIQMRRSVDEIEDKIKETRNELQQILNSIERVLQENDLFEESLLVHRDQVIELGNGIEKYQADKDFLLSGTQELQDRKAELRETLSGLGEGWDETALDLFEHSIPSKETVLRKRREMDEAEKTIERYRDRLEFALGEIKEVCEEIEALKDKIEVYSTLPRPEELKQELEAVSYLRVTYHLLKEKEGELKSLEKEEMLFAALRPQETENEDGLPLWPAGMVLLAGCTGLVYESISGALFSGLVIFLLLFATSAVYFLKTTNKSSVRPAGEERLEDAESRKQKTQDSKEKLFREINALKASMKARAKKCGFENIPDPSVREQKADELQRAMVKLKTAWELRQREEKLQKKLDKLNASYIELKDTIRAQEAKQGEVLQEWKGWLISSGLSPELSPEHVLEILSAIRACLEKQKNIKELEKQVTLKEATVKEYEEKACSILEACRRPISGIALESEIAKLREDVSFAFNQAERVRKLEVESEGLNRKKEELEARLLEEKKTRNTLAEKWTGWLGTYGLDPSLSVESVLEIFSVIRTCFDRQRAIRKLEEQIASSRKSIEAYETKVDGVLQVCGRPLSGLSFEAQVEKLRSDLEKASDEARSLQQLKTKSEELKIELEASRDKYKEAAEELAVLLGSGSAETEEEFYENSRLWAQRTELENRKREAEQQIWRISGSDEEYRLFVEELQTSDPSGLKEENRRLEECLKTLEQKISDTIDSRGAIRNQIEQLERGSEGSLARVMQESLLEELHEKSREWASLVLAREILAKAVKVYEKERQPAVIVEAQAFFSKITGGRYTRIYSPLNSTEIYVEDRNGRQKSIQELSRGTAEQLYLSLRFGFIREFGRHSESLPIVFDDVLVNFDPERCKSTCEAIKDLASDNQIFYFTCHPETVQMLVESFPETRAVDLDAV, encoded by the coding sequence ATGAAAATTAATGCCATCCAGATTGATGGTTTTGGCAAGTTTTCCAGCTTGTCGATGGAAGACCTACCCTCCGGCCTGGTCATTTTTACAGGGGCAAACGAAGCAGGAAAATCGACATTATTTACTTTTATCCGGAGGATGTTTTTCGGTATTCCTAACACGAGGCTCTGCAACCTTTATCCTCCGCTTGAAGGGGGAAAGCATGGGGGAAGACTTTCAGTCATCGATTCTGCCGGAGACAGATGGGTCATAGAAAGAAGTGCAGGTCGAAAAGAAGATGTAAAGGTTTTGCTTCCAGATGGGAATATGGGAGGTAAAGCTGAACTTATTAAACTGCTGGGCCATGCAGACAGAAACGTCTTTGAAAATATCTATGCTTTTGGCCTTGAAGAATTGCAGAGTTTTGAGACCCTGAACGACCAGAGCATCAACAGTAAACTCTACAGTGCAGGCACAGGAGTTGGAGTTTCGATTTCAGGACTGATGAAATCGATCAGCGGCATTGAAAACAACCTGTATAGGCCTAGAGGTAGTAAACCCCTTATAAATGAGCTATTCAGAAAGATAAGAAAAACTGAAGTAAAAATTGCCGAACTTGAGGGGGCCCAGAAAAAATATGATTCGCTTCATTTCGAACTGGAACAGAAAACCATGGAGATTGACCAACTAAAAGAAAAGTCTCTGAACATAAGGAAGAAATTAAACCACATTCAAAACCTACTTTCCATTTGGGAAGACTGGGAGGTCCTCTATGAGTCAAAAACTTCCCTTGAAAGCTTACCTGAACTTGAGAGTTTCCCTGAAAAAGGGGACGAGAAGCTTACGAGGCTCCAGGAAAGAATTGAAGAAATAAGGGAGGTTATTTCAAGGCTGCAGCAGGACATGGGTAAAAAGGCCATTAAAGAAAAAAGCCTTTCCTCGGACGAAAGCCTTCTAAAGCAAAAAGATTCGGTGCTGGAACTGGAAAGCGGAATTGAAAAATACAGGTCTGAAGAAAAACTGCTCCCTTCTCTGGAAATGAACCTCAGGCAGGAAAACGCCGGGCTTTCTGAGCTTCTTCTGGAGCTTGGTCCATCCTGGGATGAGAAAGCTTTGGAGCGTTTTGACCGCTCTATCCCTGCAAAGGAATCCGTCATTCAGATGCGAAGGTCAGTAGACGAAATTGAGGATAAAATAAAAGAGACCAGAAACGAACTCCAGCAGATCCTTAACAGCATTGAAAGAGTCCTTCAGGAAAATGATCTTTTTGAAGAAAGTCTTCTCGTACACAGAGACCAGGTTATCGAACTTGGAAACGGAATTGAAAAATACCAGGCCGATAAGGACTTTCTTCTTTCCGGAACTCAGGAACTTCAGGATAGAAAGGCAGAACTCAGGGAAACTCTGTCAGGGCTTGGGGAAGGATGGGATGAAACTGCCCTTGATCTTTTCGAGCACTCAATCCCTTCAAAAGAAACTGTACTCAGAAAGCGAAGGGAAATGGATGAGGCAGAAAAAACAATTGAAAGATACCGCGACAGGCTCGAATTTGCCCTTGGAGAAATTAAAGAAGTCTGTGAGGAAATCGAAGCCCTCAAAGATAAAATTGAGGTATACTCTACCCTTCCCAGGCCTGAAGAGCTGAAGCAGGAGCTTGAAGCTGTAAGTTATCTCAGGGTAACCTACCATCTCCTGAAGGAAAAAGAAGGTGAACTCAAAAGCCTGGAAAAAGAAGAGATGCTTTTTGCAGCTTTAAGACCTCAGGAAACCGAAAATGAGGATGGTCTCCCCCTCTGGCCTGCAGGAATGGTTCTGCTTGCAGGCTGCACTGGCCTGGTGTACGAAAGCATTAGCGGCGCTCTGTTTTCCGGACTTGTCATATTTTTACTCCTTTTCGCTACTTCTGCGGTATACTTCTTGAAAACTACTAATAAGTCCTCAGTCCGCCCTGCCGGAGAAGAGCGCCTGGAGGACGCTGAGTCCCGGAAACAGAAAACACAGGACTCAAAGGAAAAGCTGTTCAGAGAGATTAATGCACTGAAAGCATCCATGAAAGCCCGTGCAAAAAAATGTGGTTTTGAAAACATTCCTGATCCCTCGGTACGGGAGCAGAAAGCCGATGAGCTGCAGAGGGCCATGGTTAAGTTGAAGACTGCCTGGGAGCTGCGCCAGAGGGAGGAAAAGCTCCAGAAGAAGCTGGATAAGTTAAATGCAAGTTACATAGAACTTAAAGATACTATCCGGGCACAAGAGGCAAAGCAGGGAGAAGTCCTCCAGGAATGGAAAGGGTGGCTTATTTCTTCAGGGCTTAGCCCGGAGCTCTCTCCCGAGCATGTGCTTGAGATCCTTTCAGCAATCAGGGCTTGCCTGGAAAAACAAAAGAATATAAAAGAACTGGAAAAACAGGTAACGCTCAAAGAAGCTACTGTTAAAGAGTATGAAGAAAAAGCCTGTAGTATTCTGGAGGCTTGCAGAAGGCCTATTTCGGGAATTGCACTTGAAAGTGAAATCGCAAAACTCAGGGAGGACGTGAGTTTTGCATTTAACCAGGCTGAAAGAGTAAGAAAACTTGAGGTTGAGTCCGAAGGCCTTAACCGTAAAAAAGAAGAGCTGGAAGCCCGGCTACTTGAGGAGAAAAAGACACGTAATACCCTGGCAGAAAAGTGGACTGGTTGGCTTGGGACTTACGGGCTTGACCCTTCGCTTTCAGTAGAAAGTGTGCTTGAAATCTTTTCGGTAATCCGGACGTGCTTTGATAGGCAGCGTGCAATCCGGAAACTTGAAGAACAGATAGCTTCCAGCAGAAAGTCGATAGAAGCCTATGAAACAAAGGTAGACGGAGTACTGCAGGTATGTGGACGTCCGCTTTCCGGACTCTCTTTTGAAGCCCAGGTTGAAAAACTTCGTTCAGATCTGGAAAAGGCATCCGATGAGGCCAGAAGCCTTCAACAGCTGAAAACGAAATCTGAAGAACTCAAGATTGAACTTGAGGCATCACGGGATAAATACAAAGAAGCTGCTGAAGAGCTTGCAGTTCTTCTTGGTTCCGGTTCTGCAGAGACGGAAGAAGAATTCTATGAAAACTCCCGGCTCTGGGCTCAACGAACCGAGCTAGAAAACAGGAAAAGAGAAGCTGAACAGCAGATATGGAGGATTTCCGGAAGTGACGAAGAGTACAGGCTTTTCGTAGAAGAACTGCAAACTTCTGATCCTTCAGGCCTGAAAGAAGAAAATCGCAGGCTGGAGGAATGCCTGAAAACACTGGAACAGAAGATTTCAGATACTATAGATAGTCGCGGAGCGATACGAAACCAGATTGAACAGCTCGAACGCGGAAGTGAAGGTTCTCTGGCAAGGGTAATGCAGGAAAGCCTGCTGGAAGAACTTCACGAAAAGTCAAGGGAGTGGGCTTCTCTGGTTTTAGCCCGTGAGATCCTTGCTAAAGCAGTCAAAGTCTATGAAAAGGAAAGACAGCCTGCAGTTATCGTGGAAGCCCAGGCTTTTTTCTCAAAAATTACCGGAGGCAGGTACACGAGAATTTATTCCCCACTCAACTCTACCGAAATATATGTTGAAGACCGGAACGGACGTCAGAAGAGCATTCAGGAACTCAGTCGGGGAACGGCCGAACAGCTTTATCTCTCTCTGCGCTTCGGTTTCATCAGGGAATTCGGCAGGCATTCGGAATCTCTTCCGATTGTTTTTGATGACGTACTGGTGAATTTTGACCCTGAACGCTGCAAAAGCACCTGTGAAGCCATAAAGGACCTTGCATCAGACAACCAGATCTTTTATTTCACTTGCCATCCTGAAACCGTACAGATGCTTGTAGAAAGTTTCCCTGAAACCAGGGCTGTAGACCTTGACGCAGTATAA
- a CDS encoding DUF5652 family protein: MVLWELVWKGVALWKAARESQKYWFIAILVLNTVGILPILYIFLFKKGRKGI, translated from the coding sequence CTGGTACTTTGGGAGCTTGTCTGGAAAGGTGTAGCTTTATGGAAGGCAGCAAGGGAATCTCAGAAATACTGGTTTATCGCTATACTCGTTTTGAATACTGTAGGCATTTTACCTATCCTTTATATTTTCTTGTTTAAGAAAGGTAGAAAGGGAATATAA